The genomic DNA GCTTCAGGTGTCATTAGAGCCTGAGAAATCAGAGGTTGCATTAAGATCCATCTAattgggaaaataaagcacaaaatGATGTGACATATGGTgatagaacatttaaaatatggtTCCTGATTCATAAGCCACTAACAGTCACGACCTTCTGACTTTTAAACAAATACGGTATATGAATTTGTCCTTATGTTAAATCATcttagtaaaataaaacaatacattttggatttttgttttagtGTCTTTGCAAGATATAACCATGAGAAAAGCTTTCCGAAGTTCTACAGTTCAAGATCAGCAGCTTTTCGACCGCAGGACTTTGCCTGTTCCATTGCAGGAGACGTACGATGTTTGTGAACAGCCTCCACCTCTCAATATACTCACTCCTTACAGGTCAGTACACTAATAAGTAAGAAGGCCAGTTATTTATTTCAGACTTCAAGTTCAGATATGTAGCAGTCTACCTTTAAATGCTAAATCcccaaacattttttatttcactgGTCTCTTGACCAATGCAGAGAACCCTCCTTATCCACCACCTTTAGAAAACCTTTGCTTTATTCACTAGGTGAGTTCCCAAGGTTTGGGCATACAAAAAACAAGACTTACTCAAAGGAGTTGTTTTGACAGGTGTTTTTAAGAAAAGCCAATGGCAAACATGAATATGAAGAGACAAGGAgttgttattgtctttttaatttaacttctaattagatggaaaagaaaaaagagttcaaaatcccaccacattaataaaataaatattgtttttttctGGTTCTTGTCTACTCTTGATCTTTGCATTAAATTTCTGCGTAATGAATATGTagtatctgtttttaaatttcttttaccaTTTAAAGAAATCTGGACTTATTCAGCCTTTCTTTGGAGTCTTTCACATGAATTGTTAAATGGGTGATTTGAGGCACAACACGTGTCCTGAATAAAATGGTATTTGGATAGTTATTTGAAACTATTTGTCAGTATGCAAGGCATTGGATATAACTATTACTATTAGAATGACTATTTGGTGATATTTTTTGGATTTGGTAAGATGATAAGTAAATTAGAGTATTGGCAGAAACCCTGTATAGTTTCTCTGTTCTGTTGTCCTTTCAGGCTTTTATCTTTGGCAGAATCATTTGTAATTACTGGAATTTCCCACAGGACTTATAGAAAACTTAGCATTCAGTAGAAGTTAGGGATGAAAATTGTCCAGTTGTACCTTTAAATTATGAATACCAACTCTGAAAAACTTCTGGTTTTCCATTTTCCTTAGTTTCCTGTCTGATTTGTGAGAAATGTTCTATTGGTGcatgttcttttattttgccAATATTTTTACACATGCTATATTTTGTTAATGTAAGAGGAAACAATTTTAGTAAAATTACTTCTATTCCTATTGCCTCTCTAAGTCTTactaatgtatattttaattgatattttatacTTCAGAGATGATGGTAAAGAAGGTTTGAAGTTTTATACCAATCCTTCATAtttctttgatctatggaaagaaaaaatgttacaagatacAGAGGataagaggaaggaaaagaggaagcagaAGGTATTACAAGAAATTCAAAAAATTGAAGTTAGTTTTCATGTATTTGTGATTTGTTGCATATGTGGAACTTTATTAATTCTGTACTTTGACAGTTGTATTTGGTTCATATGGTCAAATACTGAAGTCTTTATAACCACACAGAAAGATCACAGTCTAATGGGGAGCAAATGAACAATTAGGTTATTATAATATGGTGTGATAAGTGCCCCCCTAACAGAGAGGTATGCATGGAGGGTTTGAGTGGCACAAAATAGCACCTGCTTTAGGGAGGACGGGGCTGATAAACACTTCAACAAAGCTTATAATGAATCTTGAAGAACAAATAAGAATTAAGTGGACCAGGGAAGAGAAAGGCATTCTGCTAAAGCAGAGCAAAGGAATATTGTACAGATATTGGTAAAGTAGATTAAGTTAATATTTTCTTACCACAGAGCATATCCTAAATGGAAAGCTTATAACAGTGTCACTAAATTCCTGTTACCTGTCTGCTGTATTATCATTTTCTGCTTTCTAATAAAATTCACTTGGATCTGTTTTATTCCATGTTAATGATAACTAGAAATATAGAAGGAGGAAGCAAAGTTGGATTTAGGCAGAATTATGAAGGTGGCAAAGTTTGTCTTTATCATCCCTCTGTTTCTCCTACAGCTATCTCTGCTCTCCCCGCTCTTCCCCAAAATGCCTACATGTTATTATTTTCTGCACTAGACAGTGTACCAGTGTTCTAGCCAGAGTTTGCAGACTGGTGACTGGTAGCCCAGACTATGCTTGCAAGCAGTTTTGTTTGACAAACacagtggtttttaaatttttgaactgGAATGCCTTAGATGGACATACTCGTCTAGTTCAGTGCAGGCCTCATCTTATATCTGACTCTTTTTATTCACATATGTTACCTGCTTGGCCCATTTGGTTTCTTTCTATACTTTTTCTCCCACAGTTGGAatcactttttgttttatttttcaaatacccTATTTTCTGTTGAGTGACAGTTATTATGGTTTAATTGggtaattggatttttttctaatGTATTGGCTAGCTAATTAGTCGTTTCTCAGATAACAGAACCTTAGTAAATTTTCAGGTTTTGGCTAGAGGTAGGCAGTGCCATTAATTGTAGAAATTTCACTCATTATAGCAAAAACTAATAATGTGGGAGCAGAGTTGATTAATCTTTTTTCATCTGGAAGGACTTTCTGACCTCAAGTTTTATTACGTAGACATACTATTTTTATCTGATACATCAATTTCATTTAAAGGTTAAAAAAGCATTCGAAAGTGGGATTAAAAGCAAACTAGCTAAGATTTAACTCTGAATGCACAAATGAACTATATCTGTGTTACTTTTACTATATTATGATGACATTGTCTTTTTCAATACTGATGTTAGAATTCTATTTTCATTGTTataacctctttttaaaaacatagtacTTCAACATTTGGCTTTGTTTCAATACATCTGTTATAGCAGAAAAATCTAGATCGTCCTCATGAACCAGAAAAAGTGCCAAGAGCACCCCATGACAGGCGGAGAGAATGGCAGAAGCTGGCCCAAGGTCCAGAGCTGGCTGAAGATGATGCTAATCTCTTACATAAGCATATTGAAGTTGCTAATGGACCGGCCTCTCATTTTGAAacaaggtttcttttcttttgtttgtttttttaaacaaaattaatggTAAAACACTGGCTTTATTTCTAATATCTATATGTCTAAGTCTTAGGTCCTGAACTGTTGAATTGACAGACCCTGTTCTATAAGTATTGAGTTGATTTTGAAACCCTGACCATTGTGAGCCTACTGAAGTCTGATCTTGGGCAGGTCATTTTTGTACCcggacttcagttttctcatctgtagaaagaAGTGGTTGGAGTAGATGATCTTCGGTGTTGTTTTAACTTTCATATGAAGTCTCAGCTCCCTCTCAGTAGTTCAGGCAGAGCCTTAGAATTTCATAATAGAGTAGTGgggtctggattttttttttgaagtattattGGTTCACTGCATATAAAATAGGAATTGGAAGGGGgttatattttgttcctttttctttcccctgaCTTCCTTTCTATGCCACATCTTCCACCTCAGATATATCAGGACTTTCAAAACAAAATTACTCATCCCCTGTTGCAGAAATATGCAATAGGtccttttcctttctcagtgGCCAGGGGCCCTATCTAACTAATGCAACCCTAACAAACATTATACTAGCATCTCTCTGTGAAGAAATTTGTGTACAGTTGattatagttattattatatGTTTTATAGTTATTGATTTTTGAATGGAAAAGGACTTAAGACTTTCTTTCAAATAATAAGTATAAATTATTTTGGCCTATTTTAGGAGTAATATACATATAAGGTACTATCTATATGCAGTACTGAAAGAAAGAGACTGGAaggactgatttttttaaaaattaataatctgtagacagacatttatttctaatcACTGTTAAGTGATTGAGGTATTGAGCTGACCCAGTTGTGTAAATATAATAATTTCTAACTTGCTTTGTACACATCTTTTAAATCCAGCTTTGTCTCCAGCATGCACTacagtcagtaaatatttataagtCTTCACATTCTCAAAGTATCTAAAATTTTGCTTAAATCTGACTTAAGTCACATGTTATTATGTTACTCAGCTATTTTCTGAGTACCTTAGCACCTTtgaaaacagcaaaaaaacaaaaacattgtaGTTAGCCATCTCTGTGCTACTAGTATCAGGGAGACCTATCTCCCTTGGGCACCAGACACTTGGAAGTCATTTAGGTTCAAAAGAACAGCAGGATATTCTGGTGGTAGAAAATTCCAGTTTTCATATTCTAGCTTGTTGTCATTGGCATcttattgtaaagaaaaaaattaaatagaggcAGATAGCTTTGAACACAATTGGctaaaagttattttcttttcttgtttatcAGATTATGAAAGTAATACTTTTCACCCTTGTGAATAGAattagtattatattataaaataataaaataactgaagGTCATCATAATAACCTGAATCAGCAAGGAAAGGTTGCATTGTGAGCAGCATTCTGTGTTTTAAAAGCAGGATGAATGTAATAAATTTCTGAAAGAAGTTTCTTAAAGTAGTTAAAATATTGGCATTCAAAGGAtaaaccttaaatatctcaggttAGAACATTTTACTTCACcaattattcaagaaaaatacactgatactgtatatatttttttagaccGCAGACATACGTGGATCATATGGATGGATCTTACTCGCTTTCTGCCTTGCCGTTTAGTCAGATGAGTGAGCTTCTGACGAGAGCTGAGGAAAGGGTCTTAGTCAGACCACATgaaccacctccacctccaccagtgCATGGAGCAGGAGATGCAAAACCCATACCCACCTGTATCAGGTATGTCAGAACAAGCACATGATGTTTCATCTCAGATGTTGGTAACCTTTTTCTTTAAAGGCCcatataataaatgttttcagctttaggACATATGgcttctgtcacaactactcaactctgccattgttgAATGAAAGCAACCATGGActatacataaacaaatgaatatgttTGTGtttcaacaaaactttatttacaaaaacagggatCGGGTCAGATTTGGCCCGTAATTTGCCAGCCTCTGATAAGAGCTGACACAGTCTCTTGGGAAATTTTAGCTAATGATAATTTAAAGATTAAAGtgtgtttcattttattataGCTTTGTTATCAAGCACATGATCtgcaatatattaataaaaattaagaatatttggTATGTGGTTAGGGACAAAGAAGTGGGAACCAAAGACTTGATTATAAATGTTAATTTGATATTGGGGGAAATACTCTTAAGAATTTGAGAGAGAATAGACAATTGCTCATTATAATCTTTTAGTAAAGCTTTTTGAAGTTTCATTTTGTCCACTGTTATCCacattataaatttttttaatagagaaataGAGATCAGCTTTACAATTTTCAGTTAAAAAGATCAGTCTTATATCACTGACTCATTTGATGTTCCATCCTCAGCAAGGAAGAGGACCATaaatttccttttgtggtttgtaATTAGTTGTCATTGATTTAACTGAAATGACATATAATGAGTCTTAATAGCTTCAATACAAATACAGTATTGTTTTGGCCACAGGTATAGCAATACAAGTGTTGTAATATGATAAATGTTGAGTCATTATGAAGACTCATATCACAGTGTAAAATTGAGCATTTTATTTATCAAAGGAAGCATAAAATGCTCGAGTGGATATGAAAGTTGCATGAGAAGATGAGATCATTTAGAATATTATAAATCAAAGCACCACGTATTGATTTTCTTGTTAGTGTACTTttagttctcatttcattctaaaTATTGctgaagaatttttaatttttgtaggaACATGTTAATGCCTCTACCTTGATATAATTACTGGTAGCCATTTATGTTTTGTGTGGttagttttttctctttaaataactTGCTAGGATCTCTTTATCATTTCAGTTCTGCTACAGGTTTGATAGAAAATCGTCCTCAGTCACCAGCTACAGGGAGGACACCTGTGTTTGTGAGcgccacccccccacctcctccaccacCTCTTCCATCTGCCTTGTCAACTTCTTCATTAAGAGCTTCAATGACTTCGACTCCCCCCCCACCAGtacctcccccacctccacctccaaccACTGCTTTGCAAGCTCCAGCAGTACCACCGCCTCCAGCTCCTCTTCAGATTGCCCCTGGAGTTCTTCACCCAGCTCCTCCTCCAATTGCACCTCCTCTAGTACAGCCCTCTCCACCGGTAGCTAGAGCTGCCCCAGTATGCGAGACTGTACCAGTTCACCCACTCCCACAAGGAGAAGTCCAGGGGCTGCCTCCGCCCCCACCACCGCCTCCTCTGCCTCCACCTGGCATTCGACCATCATCACCTGTCTCAGTTGCAGCTCTTGCTCATCCTCCCTCTGGGCTACATCCAACTCCATCTACTGCCCCAGGTCCCCATGTTCCATTAAtgcctccatctcctccatcacaagTTATACCTGCTTCTGAGCCAAAGCGTCACCCATCAACCCTACCTGTAATCAGTGATGCCAGAAGTGTACTTCTGGAAGCAATACGAAAAGGTAATTTTCTCAAGAGCCGTTAAAAACATTGCAATGGTAGCATTAGAACCTTTCTAAATATTTGAGACaataatgttttcttcatttatgaaAGTTTAGATGCTCATGTTTTTGTACAAGTGGTCTTTAGAAAGTAAAGCTATgttcaatttatattttaagtctttttcaagaaaatatgtcacattaatcattttattttcatacttagtaggtattcttaaaatgtttattgaatgaatgagaaattaaaaGCATCAGACTTAAATGTTATAGAAAATTTAGTTAAAACCCTTTGTAAatattatattcaatatatatattaactCCTTTTAAAATGGTATTTTCCTCAGTGTTAAGGCTGTCCATTTGGTATGTAAGTGACACTTGC from Eschrichtius robustus isolate mEscRob2 chromosome 9, mEscRob2.pri, whole genome shotgun sequence includes the following:
- the WASF1 gene encoding actin-binding protein WASF1, which gives rise to MPLVKRNIDPRHLCHTALPRGIKNELECVTNISLANIIRQLSSLSKYAEDIFGELFNEAHSFSFRVNSLQERVDRLSVSVTQLDPKEEELSLQDITMRKAFRSSTVQDQQLFDRRTLPVPLQETYDVCEQPPPLNILTPYRDDGKEGLKFYTNPSYFFDLWKEKMLQDTEDKRKEKRKQKQKNLDRPHEPEKVPRAPHDRRREWQKLAQGPELAEDDANLLHKHIEVANGPASHFETRPQTYVDHMDGSYSLSALPFSQMSELLTRAEERVLVRPHEPPPPPPVHGAGDAKPIPTCISSATGLIENRPQSPATGRTPVFVSATPPPPPPPLPSALSTSSLRASMTSTPPPPVPPPPPPPTTALQAPAVPPPPAPLQIAPGVLHPAPPPIAPPLVQPSPPVARAAPVCETVPVHPLPQGEVQGLPPPPPPPPLPPPGIRPSSPVSVAALAHPPSGLHPTPSTAPGPHVPLMPPSPPSQVIPASEPKRHPSTLPVISDARSVLLEAIRKGIQLRKVEEQREQEAKHERIENDVATILSRRIAVEYSDSEDDSEFDEVDWLE